One segment of Poecile atricapillus isolate bPoeAtr1 chromosome 35, bPoeAtr1.hap1, whole genome shotgun sequence DNA contains the following:
- the LOC131590913 gene encoding keratin, type II cytoskeletal 6A-like, whose protein sequence is MSRQCTVRSQGRNSFSAASAFIPNASSSSLCLQPASQAGSCRTTTGCGRFTGGFGSRSLHSLGGYQRISVAGRGGGFYGPAGFGAGTGISCGFGGAVAGPFGFSGDPRFPGVPFGGIREVSVNQSLLKPLNLEIDSNIQSIRKDEKDQIQTLNNKFASFIDKVRFLEQQNKVLETKWALLQEQGNKTVRKDIEPLFETYLNNLRSHLSSLMTDRENLGGELSKMQSLAEDFKNKYEEELNKRMAIESKFVTLKKEVDTAYLDKTELQARLDSLTEEINFLRALYEAELSQMQTQISDTSIILTMDNNRSLDMDSIIAEVKAQYEDIANRSRAEAESWYQSKYEELQATAGRHGDDLRNTKQEISELNRHIQRLRSEIDSVKKQVTALQTAIADAEQHGEVTLKDARAKLEELETALQKAKAELARQLREYQELMNVKMALDIEIATYRKLLEGEESRLSGEGSGSVNISMTRTTSGTGYGSGDCLSFSGGAGGGVCAGTGIGSISRTGHGTGGSCMVRDSSSSFKSISTNSSTKRCY, encoded by the exons ATGTCTCGCCAGTGCACTGTGAGGAGCCAGGGCAGAAACAGCTTCAGCGCTGCTTCTGCCTTCATCCCaaatgccagcagctccagcctctgccTGCAACCTGCATCCCAAGCTGGAAGCTGCAGGACCACCACTGGGTGTGGAAGGTTCACTGGAGGGTTTGGAAGCAGGAGCCTCCACAGCCTTGGTGGATACCAGAGGATCTCTGTGGCTGGAAGAGGTGGTGGCTTCTATGGACCTGCAGGTTTTGGTGCTGGCACTGGGATCTCCTGTGGGTTTGGTGGGGCAGTTGCTGGTCCCTTTGGGTTTAGTGGTGACCCTAGATTCCCTGGTGTCCCATTTGGGGGCATCCGTGAAGTGTCAGTCAACCAGAGCCTTCTGAAGCCACTCAACCTGGAGATTGACTCCAACATCCAGAGTATCCGTAAGGATGAGAAGGATCAGATTCAAACCCTCAACAATAAATTTGCCTCCTTCATTGACAAG GTCCGATTCCTTGAACAACAAAACAAGGTCCTGGAGACCAAGTGGGCCCTTCTGCAAGAACAGGGGAACAAAACAGTGAGAAAGGACATTGAGCCCCTCTTTGAGACCTACCTGAATAACCTCAGGAGCCACCTGAGCAGTCTAATGACAGACAGAGAGAACCTGGGAGGGGAGCTGAGCAAGATGCAGAGCCTTGCTGAGGACTTCAAGAACAA ATATGAAGAGGAGCTCAACAAGCGCATGGCCATTGAGAGCAAGTTTGTGACCCTGAAGAAG GAGGTGGACACTGCCTACTTGGACAAGACAGAGctgcaggccaggctggattcCCTCACAGAGGAGATCAACTTCCTCAGAGCTCTCTACGAAGCT GAGCTGTCTCAGATGCAGACGCAGATCTCTGACACTTCCATCATCCTGACCATGGACAACAACCGGAGCCTTGACATGGACAGCATCATCGCCGAGGTGAAGGCGCAGTACGAGGACATCGCCAACCGGAGCCGTGCTGAGGCTGAGTCCTGGTACCAGTCCAAG TACGAGGAGCTGCAGGCCACAGCTGGCAGGCATGGGGACGACCTCCGGAACACCAAGCAGGAGATCTCAGAGCTCAACCGCCACATCCAGCGGCTCCGATCTGAGATTGACAGCGTGAAAAAACAG GTAACTGCATTGCAGACAGCCATCGCCGATGCTGAACAGCATGGGGAGGTGACCCTCAAAGATGCCAGGGCCAAACTGGAGGAACTGGAGACAGCCCTGCAGAAAGCCAAGGCTGAGCTGGCCCGGCAGCTCCGGGAGTACCAGGAGCTCATGAATGTCAAGATGGCCCTGGACATTGAGATTGCGACCTacaggaagctgctggagggcGAGGAGAGCAG gctctctggagaaggtTCTGGCTCAGTGAACATCT CCATGACCAGAACAACATCAGGAACAGGATACGGAAGCGGGGACTGCCTGAGCTTCAGtggtggggctggaggtggGGTCTGTGCTGGAACGGGAATAGGCTCCATCTCCAGAACTGGACATGGCACAGGTGGCTCATGCATGGTCAgagacagcagctccagcttcaAGTCCATCTCTACCAACTCTTCCACCAAGAGATGTTACTGA